A window of the bacterium genome harbors these coding sequences:
- a CDS encoding ATP-binding cassette domain-containing protein, with the protein MTGAALRVEHVTAGYQPEIDVLAGVTLRADPGRITAVIGPNGAGKSTLLRVVFGLLPPRAGRVLLDGRDLAGLRPDGRKRLGVGYVPQGASTFPQMTVEETLRLGGWTIRHRPSALRERLAHVYELFPALVPLRRSRAAVLSGGQLRLLSVAKELVVMPSLLLVDEPTTGLAPRVAGDVYTLLAHSRALGITVLLVDQNIVEAVRIADDVYLFGMGRVQREGPGTVFAADLPGIVRSALVGTEETHSTGGGGEP; encoded by the coding sequence ATGACGGGCGCCGCGCTGCGCGTCGAGCACGTGACCGCCGGCTACCAGCCCGAGATCGACGTGCTGGCCGGCGTCACCCTGCGCGCGGACCCGGGGCGGATCACCGCGGTGATCGGGCCGAACGGCGCCGGAAAGTCGACGCTGCTGCGCGTCGTCTTCGGCCTGCTGCCGCCGCGCGCCGGGCGCGTTCTTCTCGACGGGCGCGATCTCGCCGGGCTGCGGCCGGACGGGCGCAAGCGGCTCGGCGTCGGCTATGTGCCGCAGGGCGCCAGCACGTTTCCGCAGATGACCGTGGAGGAGACGCTGCGCCTCGGCGGGTGGACGATCCGGCACCGGCCGTCCGCGCTGCGTGAGCGGCTCGCGCACGTCTACGAACTCTTTCCCGCGCTGGTCCCGCTGCGCCGCTCGAGGGCCGCGGTCCTGAGCGGCGGCCAGTTGAGGCTGCTCTCGGTCGCGAAGGAACTCGTGGTGATGCCGTCGCTTCTGCTCGTCGACGAGCCGACGACCGGGCTCGCGCCGCGGGTCGCCGGCGACGTGTACACGCTCCTCGCGCACAGCCGCGCCCTCGGCATCACGGTGCTGCTCGTCGATCAGAACATCGTCGAGGCGGTCCGGATCGCGGACGACGTCTATCTGTTCGGGATGGGCCGCGTGCAGCGTGAAGGCCCCGGGACCGTGTTCGCCGCGGACCTGCCGGGCATCGTTCGCTCCGCGCTCGTGGGAACGGAGGAGACGCACAGTACGGGTGGAGGTGGGGAACCATGA
- a CDS encoding ABC transporter substrate-binding protein codes for MRRVVLLVIAAVLAAAAAGLTRDGGWAAPAPITLGVLTPLSPPGDASAGQLISRGAEVGVSYINAVMGGVFGPKTQCSLPATPVRLAVEDDSGTPEKAVAGFRRLATEDHAVGVWGQFHSSAMLAAAPLADELAVPFISTQASAGDITGKHFAAVFRTHAIDPDRARAWTGFIQAQGWHKVAMLAENTDYGIGLIEATKAEIAARKAAIALDAVLFDRTSADLTPQLLKFKASRPDLLLNVGVGTPAYLIAKQARDVGLFPQTPMLGSYDFPVRPEFWKNLGSGGTYMMFISYYHPKMALSPLGRWAALEYAKRYHDTAIYSNLNSFGDAVILAQAMNQACSAEPKRIIAALERGRFDTWIGAPGSVRFPRAAGLAWHQWSPPLIVLQYTTPDETYDKAPILYPPALRTGSYTPPR; via the coding sequence ATGAGACGTGTTGTGCTGCTCGTCATCGCGGCGGTGCTGGCCGCGGCCGCCGCCGGACTGACGCGGGACGGCGGCTGGGCCGCGCCCGCGCCGATCACACTCGGCGTGCTGACGCCGCTGTCGCCGCCGGGCGACGCCTCCGCGGGCCAGTTGATCTCGCGCGGGGCGGAAGTCGGCGTCTCCTACATCAACGCGGTGATGGGCGGCGTTTTCGGGCCGAAGACGCAGTGCAGCCTGCCCGCCACGCCGGTGCGCCTGGCGGTCGAAGACGACAGCGGGACCCCGGAAAAGGCCGTCGCCGGTTTCCGGCGGCTCGCGACCGAGGACCACGCCGTGGGGGTGTGGGGCCAGTTCCACAGCTCGGCGATGCTCGCCGCCGCGCCGCTCGCCGACGAGCTCGCCGTGCCGTTCATTTCAACGCAGGCGTCGGCGGGCGACATCACCGGCAAGCACTTCGCCGCGGTGTTTCGCACCCACGCGATCGATCCGGACCGCGCGCGCGCCTGGACCGGGTTCATCCAGGCGCAGGGCTGGCACAAGGTGGCGATGCTGGCCGAGAATACCGACTACGGCATCGGCCTGATCGAGGCGACGAAGGCCGAGATCGCCGCGCGCAAGGCCGCGATTGCGCTGGACGCGGTGCTCTTCGACCGGACGTCGGCCGACCTCACGCCGCAGCTGCTGAAGTTCAAGGCCTCGCGGCCCGACCTGCTGCTCAACGTCGGCGTCGGCACGCCGGCGTACCTGATCGCGAAGCAGGCGCGCGACGTGGGCCTGTTCCCGCAGACGCCGATGCTCGGCTCGTACGACTTTCCGGTGCGCCCCGAATTCTGGAAGAACCTCGGTTCCGGCGGCACGTACATGATGTTCATCTCCTACTACCATCCGAAGATGGCGCTCTCGCCGCTCGGCCGGTGGGCCGCGCTCGAGTACGCGAAGCGGTACCATGACACGGCGATCTACTCCAACCTCAACTCGTTCGGCGACGCGGTGATCCTCGCCCAGGCGATGAACCAGGCGTGCAGCGCCGAGCCGAAGCGGATCATCGCGGCGCTGGAGCGCGGCAGGTTCGACACCTGGATCGGCGCGCCGGGCTCGGTGAGGTTCCCGCGGGCGGCCGGGCTGGCCTGGCACCAGTGGTCGCCGCCGCTCATCGTGCTGCAGTACACGACGCCCGACGAGACCTACGACAAGGCGCCGATC